Proteins encoded in a region of the Xylocopa sonorina isolate GNS202 chromosome 1, iyXylSono1_principal, whole genome shotgun sequence genome:
- the LOC143432730 gene encoding uncharacterized protein LOC143432730, with protein MRAIVASLIVASLIAASASASVKRLEKRGLIGSNENSHGPDESGGVTSQVTFESQGALSRSQYLPPPLPSVSVIKKPYPVSSVSAPTYDVQSVPSYSSSIPSSSYGVPSLATAPSYNVAVPVPSYSPSVSVPVPSYTPSVSLSVPSYTHSVSAQVPSYSVPVAASLPSYSGHVSAPSYSGSVSLPSSSYGVPSLPSVPVYSAPVSSQQVSVGSSVSNGVSVGHVSVPSTSYGVPSVAVNTVPSASVSFTSTGYKVPSGYAPESGLSAGPSAGQFSLPSSSYGAPSSVVHGSGHATDFSVGSVSSSHDLGSDTSYNVPSTSVQLEQDNGYSYPVPSKKLLI; from the exons ATGAGAGCCATCGTA gCTTCTTTGATCGTCGCTTCGTTGATCGCCGCCAGCGCGAGTGCATCCGTAAAGAGGCTCGAGAAACGTGGTCTCATCGGAAGTAATGAGAACTCGCACGGCCCTGACGAATCTGGAGGAGTAACGTCCCAGGTTACTTTCGAATCACAGGGAGCTCTGTCCAGATCGCAATACCTACCACCACCCCTGCCTTCTGTATCGGTCATTAAGAAACCGTATCCAGTCTCTTCTGTTTCCGCTCCAACTTACGATGTCCAGTCCGTTCCGTCGTATTCCAGCTCTATACCCTCGTCCAGTTACGGCGTTCCTAGCTTAGCGACAGCTCCCTCTTACAACGTCGCTGTTCCAGTCCCATCCTACAGCCCCTCTGTTTCTGTGCCAGTTCCATCTTACACCCCTTCTGTTTCGTTATCAGTTCCATCCTACACCCACTCTGTTTCGGCGCAAGTCCCGTCTTACAGCGTCCCCGTCGCAGCGTCCCTTCCATCTTACTCGGGTCATGTATCTGCTCCAAGTTATAGCGGTTCTGTTTCGCTACCATCCTCGTCCTATGGAGTCCCTAGTCTCCCATCGGTGCCAGTTTATAGCGCACCCGTTTCATCGCAACAAGTCTCAGTCGGGTCCAGCGTGAGCAATGGAGTCAGCGTGGGACACGTAAGCGTTCCTAGCACCTCTTACGGTGTACCAAGCGTCGCTGTCAACACTGTGCCCTCAGCTAGCGTTTCGTTCACATCGACTGGCTACAAAGTCCCATCTGGCTACGCTCCTGAAAGTGGACTCTCCGCTGGACCCTCGGCGGGTCAGTTCAGTCTGCCCAGTAGCTCGTACGGAGCACCCAGCTCCGTTGTCCATGGCAGTGGACACGCCACGGATTTCTCTGTCGGATCGGTGTCGTCGTCGCACGATCTGGGATCGGACACTTCCTACAATGTGCCATCTACCAGTGTTCAACTTGAGCAGGACAATGGATATTCGTATCCGGTACCATCGAAGAAGTTGCTCATCTAA